A genomic region of Cyprinus carpio isolate SPL01 chromosome B13, ASM1834038v1, whole genome shotgun sequence contains the following coding sequences:
- the ubtd1a gene encoding ubiquitin domain-containing protein 1a isoform X2, with protein MGVANSRDYQPTITVVLKRRNEPLKKDKPKWKSEYPMTEGQLRSKRDEFWDTAPAFDGRKEIWDALKAAAVAIDCNDHELAQAIVDGASITLPHGSLMECYDELGNRYQLPAYCLAPPVNLVSECNDHNLSENSELQEKEKEFQLKVRLSTGKDLRLSATMADSIRQLKKQLKVQEDIDTAHQRWFFSGKLLTDKTRLQDTKIQKDFVIQVIVSKPIVPN; from the exons ATGGGAGTTGCAAACTCAAGAGACTATCAACCAACGATAACAGTTGTGCTGAAAA GACGCAATGAGCCCCTGAAGAAAGATAAGCCCAAGTGGAAAAGCGAATATCCTATGACAGAGGGCCAGCTGCGCAGTAAAAGAGATGAATTCTGGGACACGGCCCCAGCTTTTGATGGCCGTAAAGAGATCTGGGATGCACTGAAAGCTGCAGCTGTAGCGATTGACTGTAATGACCATGAACTGGCCCAGGCTATTGTAGATGGAGCCAGCATCACACTGCCTCAtg GGTCCCTTATGGAGTGCTATGATGAACTGGGGAACCGCTATCAGCTCCCTGCATACTGCTTGGCTCCTCCAGTCAACCTGGTGTCTGAGTGCAATGATCATAATTTGTCTGAAAACTCTGAGCTgcaggagaaggagaaggagttCCAGCTGAAGGTGCGTCTCTCCACTGGAAAAGACCTTCGCCTCAGTGCCACGATGGCCGATTCCATTCGTCAGCTGAAAAAACAGCTTAAAGTTCAGGAAGACATTGATACCGCCCACCAGCGCTGGTTTTTCTCTGGAAAGCTACTCACGGATAAAACACGTTTACAAGACACCAAGATCCAGAAGGACTTTGTAATACAGGTCATTGTTAGTAAGCCCATTGTTCCCAACTAA
- the ubtd1a gene encoding ubiquitin domain-containing protein 1a isoform X3, whose protein sequence is MKILKITYRRNEPLKKDKPKWKSEYPMTEGQLRSKRDEFWDTAPAFDGRKEIWDALKAAAVAIDCNDHELAQAIVDGASITLPHGSLMECYDELGNRYQLPAYCLAPPVNLVSECNDHNLSENSELQEKEKEFQLKVRLSTGKDLRLSATMADSIRQLKKQLKVQEDIDTAHQRWFFSGKLLTDKTRLQDTKIQKDFVIQVIVSKPIVPN, encoded by the exons ATGAAGATTCTCAAGATCACTTACA GACGCAATGAGCCCCTGAAGAAAGATAAGCCCAAGTGGAAAAGCGAATATCCTATGACAGAGGGCCAGCTGCGCAGTAAAAGAGATGAATTCTGGGACACGGCCCCAGCTTTTGATGGCCGTAAAGAGATCTGGGATGCACTGAAAGCTGCAGCTGTAGCGATTGACTGTAATGACCATGAACTGGCCCAGGCTATTGTAGATGGAGCCAGCATCACACTGCCTCAtg GGTCCCTTATGGAGTGCTATGATGAACTGGGGAACCGCTATCAGCTCCCTGCATACTGCTTGGCTCCTCCAGTCAACCTGGTGTCTGAGTGCAATGATCATAATTTGTCTGAAAACTCTGAGCTgcaggagaaggagaaggagttCCAGCTGAAGGTGCGTCTCTCCACTGGAAAAGACCTTCGCCTCAGTGCCACGATGGCCGATTCCATTCGTCAGCTGAAAAAACAGCTTAAAGTTCAGGAAGACATTGATACCGCCCACCAGCGCTGGTTTTTCTCTGGAAAGCTACTCACGGATAAAACACGTTTACAAGACACCAAGATCCAGAAGGACTTTGTAATACAGGTCATTGTTAGTAAGCCCATTGTTCCCAACTAA